In Ruminiclostridium papyrosolvens DSM 2782, the following proteins share a genomic window:
- a CDS encoding family 43 glycosylhydrolase has protein sequence MAKKQGLNPYLPSWEYVPDAEPHVFNGRVYAYGSHDRFNGYVYCMNDYVCWSAPVEDLSDWRYEGVIYKKTDDPQNPDGSACLYAPDVTQGPDGRYYLYYVLDKVSVVSVAVCDTPAGKYEFYGFVHYADGLRLGEKEGDQPQFDPGVLTEGDKTYLYTGFCAKGDKSRKGPMATVLGADMLTIVENPVFIAPSEPYSEGSGYEGHEFFEAPSIRKKGDTYYFVYSSIVFHELCYATSKFPTKGFVYGGVIVSNSDLHIDTYKPAEKPMFYGANNHGGMCEINDKWYIFYHRHTNGTNFSRQGCIEPITILEDGTIPQVEMTSCGANGGPLEGHGEYPTYLACNLFYKEESLYTDWTGAWMDHQFPKITQDGRDGDEEIGYIANMKDSATAGFKYFDCKGIKKVKIKVRGYCRGEFHIKTAWNGTVLGKIPVGFSNIWQEYSADIVIPDGVHALYLSYAGAGSASLASFTLE, from the coding sequence ATGGCAAAAAAGCAAGGTTTAAATCCATATCTCCCATCATGGGAATATGTTCCTGACGCAGAACCGCATGTTTTTAATGGCAGAGTATATGCTTACGGCTCTCATGATCGTTTTAACGGTTATGTATACTGCATGAATGACTATGTATGCTGGTCAGCACCTGTGGAGGATTTGTCTGATTGGCGGTACGAAGGAGTAATTTATAAAAAGACAGATGATCCTCAGAATCCTGACGGCAGTGCGTGTCTCTATGCACCTGATGTTACTCAGGGCCCTGATGGACGTTATTATCTGTACTATGTACTTGATAAAGTTTCCGTTGTTTCAGTAGCAGTTTGTGATACTCCGGCAGGTAAATATGAATTTTATGGATTTGTACATTACGCCGATGGATTACGCCTTGGTGAAAAAGAGGGAGACCAGCCTCAATTCGATCCCGGTGTGTTGACAGAAGGAGATAAAACCTATCTGTATACAGGTTTTTGCGCAAAAGGTGATAAATCAAGAAAAGGCCCAATGGCAACAGTACTTGGAGCGGATATGCTTACAATCGTGGAAAATCCGGTGTTTATAGCTCCAAGCGAACCTTACAGCGAAGGCAGCGGATATGAAGGACATGAGTTCTTTGAAGCTCCGTCCATTCGTAAAAAGGGTGATACCTATTATTTTGTTTATTCCTCAATTGTTTTCCATGAATTGTGTTACGCTACCAGCAAATTCCCCACAAAGGGCTTTGTTTACGGCGGAGTGATTGTGAGCAATAGTGATCTTCATATTGACACTTACAAGCCTGCGGAAAAACCAATGTTTTATGGTGCAAACAACCATGGCGGCATGTGTGAAATCAATGACAAATGGTACATTTTTTACCATAGACACACCAATGGAACAAATTTCAGCAGACAAGGCTGTATTGAGCCTATTACAATCTTAGAGGATGGCACAATTCCTCAGGTAGAAATGACTTCCTGTGGCGCAAATGGAGGCCCGCTGGAAGGACACGGGGAATACCCCACATATCTGGCATGTAACCTGTTCTACAAAGAGGAATCCTTATATACTGATTGGACAGGCGCATGGATGGATCATCAGTTCCCTAAGATTACTCAGGATGGAAGAGATGGGGACGAAGAAATAGGCTATATTGCTAATATGAAGGATTCTGCTACAGCCGGATTCAAGTACTTTGACTGTAAGGGCATCAAGAAAGTCAAAATCAAGGTTCGTGGATATTGCAGGGGCGAATTCCATATAAAAACAGCCTGGAATGGAACGGTTCTTGGTAAGATACCTGTTGGATTTTCAAATATATGGCAGGAGTATTCAGCGGATATCGTAATACCGGACGGTGTTCATGCGTTGTATTTATCCTATGCAGGGGCAGGTAGTGCAAGTTTGGCTTCTTTCACACTGGAATAA
- a CDS encoding helix-turn-helix transcriptional regulator yields MANIYYVEYDATHPASFVFDMPGGHDCWLLVLTQTPAQFWVDGHMTEYPANSAVLYPPHHKILYRACSDRYVNDWVRFDSAEPYIIDTAIPLGTPFPLSDPEYCHKLFQLLVAENTLSNSHKELTIDYLLKVLFIKLHEASEHTKNFSQIQSILELRRNIHNNPGHSWSVPAMADSLHLSPGYLQALYKETFGVSCMKDVINCRIRFAKDQLSHSPHTIADISILCGYNNVEHFVRQFHQITGCTPSAFRNSVKS; encoded by the coding sequence ATGGCTAATATATATTATGTAGAATACGATGCTACACATCCTGCAAGTTTTGTTTTTGATATGCCGGGAGGGCATGATTGTTGGCTGTTGGTACTCACACAGACTCCCGCACAGTTCTGGGTAGACGGACATATGACAGAATACCCTGCAAACAGTGCTGTTTTATACCCTCCCCATCATAAAATACTCTATCGTGCCTGCTCAGACAGATATGTTAATGATTGGGTTCGCTTTGATTCCGCCGAGCCATATATTATTGATACTGCAATCCCTCTGGGCACTCCATTCCCATTGTCTGATCCGGAGTATTGCCACAAACTGTTTCAACTGCTTGTAGCGGAAAATACTTTAAGCAACAGTCATAAGGAGCTTACCATTGATTATTTGCTTAAAGTATTATTTATAAAACTTCATGAAGCCTCCGAGCACACAAAAAACTTCAGTCAAATTCAGTCAATATTGGAATTGCGAAGAAACATTCATAACAACCCGGGCCACAGCTGGAGTGTACCTGCCATGGCAGACAGCCTGCATTTAAGCCCGGGCTATCTGCAAGCATTATACAAAGAAACTTTTGGGGTTTCCTGCATGAAGGACGTGATAAATTGTCGTATCCGTTTTGCAAAAGATCAGCTAAGCCACAGTCCGCACACCATAGCAGATATATCGATACTATGCGGATATAACAATGTAGAACATTTTGTCAGGCAGTTTCATCAAATTACCGGCTGTACGCCCAGTGCCTTCCGCAATTCGGTAAAAAGCTGA
- a CDS encoding DUF3237 family protein → MFKKALLLTLVISNIVVGAMAMGTAVAAEVVKPTVTATANTVKYGDVNMDGAVDSVDLALLKAYLLAKSSTLPNLVAGDVTGDGTLDALDYAILKKYLLGLIATLPADAADDSGKILVPHESWTCGMAAGIPQPEKGVLVFETTMKLQNSYDLGKTQYGQRKVFVIQNGSITGTKIQGTVMSGGLDFQLTLSNGVMEIEQLLMLKANDGSYIYLRSAGTAIKQNDMRMVWDFEAPNSSSYNWLNSGKYAGRRIIDQAAGTMKISVYDISGISFTPDATNSLIVTEPDDVPDQPWDFRKAYSERNGNKFITESVSLGASQSVGASKRGSRNIIPITGGTVTGNLTAKILSAGADYQNLSNPMTIDARYLWQTDDGEIIIVRNGGQFGSLVPTFEVRADSKYSYLNQKLYLSSDPGGGAGGVTITFYESTK, encoded by the coding sequence ATGTTTAAAAAGGCATTATTGTTAACTCTTGTAATTAGCAATATAGTTGTTGGGGCAATGGCAATGGGAACTGCGGTTGCTGCAGAAGTGGTAAAACCTACGGTAACAGCCACTGCTAATACTGTTAAATACGGTGATGTTAATATGGACGGGGCGGTTGATTCGGTGGATCTGGCATTACTCAAAGCCTATCTCTTAGCTAAATCGAGTACTTTGCCAAATCTAGTAGCTGGGGATGTTACAGGTGACGGTACCCTTGATGCACTTGATTACGCTATACTTAAAAAGTATCTTTTGGGCTTAATTGCCACATTGCCTGCTGATGCTGCTGATGACAGTGGTAAGATACTTGTTCCCCATGAATCATGGACGTGTGGAATGGCTGCCGGAATACCTCAGCCTGAAAAAGGAGTACTTGTTTTTGAAACTACCATGAAGCTGCAAAACAGTTATGATTTAGGAAAAACACAATATGGACAGAGAAAAGTTTTTGTAATTCAAAATGGAAGTATAACCGGTACTAAAATACAAGGTACTGTGATGTCGGGAGGACTTGACTTTCAGTTGACTCTTTCAAATGGTGTAATGGAAATAGAACAATTACTGATGTTAAAAGCCAATGACGGGAGTTATATTTATTTAAGAAGTGCCGGAACAGCCATAAAGCAGAATGATATGAGAATGGTATGGGATTTTGAGGCTCCAAACTCAAGCTCATACAATTGGCTTAACTCCGGTAAATATGCAGGCAGGCGTATTATAGATCAGGCTGCCGGAACAATGAAGATTAGTGTTTATGATATATCAGGTATTAGTTTTACGCCGGATGCCACGAATTCATTAATAGTAACTGAACCTGACGATGTTCCTGATCAGCCCTGGGATTTCAGAAAGGCATATTCCGAAAGAAATGGTAACAAATTCATAACAGAGTCTGTCAGCCTTGGGGCAAGTCAATCGGTAGGAGCAAGCAAGAGAGGGAGCAGAAACATTATCCCTATAACAGGCGGAACTGTGACCGGAAATTTAACGGCCAAAATACTATCGGCGGGTGCGGATTATCAGAATCTATCAAATCCTATGACAATAGATGCCAGATATCTTTGGCAAACCGATGATGGAGAAATCATTATTGTTCGAAATGGAGGTCAATTCGGATCTCTTGTACCTACGTTCGAAGTTCGGGCAGACAGTAAATACTCCTACCTGAACCAAAAGTTATATCTGAGCTCAGATCCGGGTGGTGGAGCAGGCGGTGTTACAATTACTTTTTACGAAAGTACAAAATAG
- a CDS encoding carbohydrate kinase family protein gives MIDVVALGELLIDFTQSRSNDDSVRRFEQNPGGAPANVLAVLSKFGVKCAFIGKVGNDVFGEFLRNQLLDLSIDCRNLVSDSDYNTTLAFVTLDDKGDRSFSFYRNHGADTRLSAEEIDLELIRECKVFHFGTLSMTHEPSLSATIKAVEYAKSCGKIISFDPNYRALLWENEDSAISAMKLGLMYADIAKLSLEEAQMVTGKTLPEDCLKELLKYKLGFVAITMGPRGCVYATDKYIGAFPEYPVNVVDTTGAGDTFWGTLIFGFINSNANFLEISEEKLSEIVLTANIAAAMSTEKKGAIPSIPEFAKVRAAFEEIKGK, from the coding sequence ATGATAGATGTTGTAGCTCTTGGGGAGCTTCTTATAGATTTTACACAGAGTCGTTCCAACGATGATTCGGTCAGACGCTTTGAACAGAATCCGGGTGGAGCTCCGGCTAACGTATTGGCTGTATTATCTAAGTTTGGAGTAAAGTGTGCCTTTATTGGCAAGGTAGGAAACGATGTATTTGGAGAGTTTTTAAGGAACCAGCTTTTAGACCTTTCAATAGATTGTCGCAATCTTGTTTCTGATTCAGATTATAATACAACCTTAGCCTTTGTTACCTTAGATGATAAGGGAGACAGAAGCTTTAGTTTTTACAGAAATCATGGTGCTGACACACGTCTTTCAGCAGAGGAAATTGATTTAGAGCTTATCAGGGAATGCAAAGTATTCCATTTTGGAACATTGTCAATGACTCATGAGCCTTCACTTTCAGCAACAATAAAAGCCGTTGAATATGCTAAATCCTGCGGAAAAATAATATCCTTTGACCCAAATTACAGAGCACTTTTATGGGAAAATGAGGACAGTGCAATATCAGCAATGAAATTAGGTTTAATGTATGCTGATATAGCAAAGCTGTCTCTTGAAGAAGCACAAATGGTAACAGGAAAAACATTACCTGAGGATTGCTTGAAGGAACTTCTTAAATACAAGCTTGGTTTTGTAGCAATAACTATGGGCCCAAGAGGCTGTGTTTATGCGACAGATAAGTATATAGGTGCTTTTCCGGAGTATCCTGTTAATGTGGTGGATACAACAGGTGCAGGAGATACCTTTTGGGGAACCTTGATATTTGGATTTATAAATAGCAATGCAAATTTTCTGGAAATTTCGGAAGAAAAGCTTTCTGAAATTGTATTAACGGCAAATATAGCCGCTGCAATGAGTACTGAGAAAAAAGGTGCGATACCTTCAATTCCTGAGTTTGCAAAAGTTAGAGCAGCCTTTGAAGAAATCAAAGGCAAATAA
- a CDS encoding ABC transporter permease, translated as MELTKKMLRDIIKNKAQFLTIVFIATFGVLTFSGLDSVRQGLIQSSDEYYKTVNLANMWVYTKDDPTQELNKISKMEGITDVQARLTYNATSGKNQIKLFVSDDNEISKPYIVSGAKYDVNAEGIWLDDEFAKANNYKVGDSVTINNKELKIKGIILSAEEIYDPPAGNAIPDYKDNGYAYMSKRTFTNTYGFYMANQVLVTYGDSVNEGEISKKIENVLGDKFVTYLMRDEQSSTNHINERIRQLTQFTYVFPALFFLLAVLTMLTTMTRLIDNQRTQIGTLMSIGYSNRRIRLHYLSYGLWMGLVGGGLGVVIGYKAIPEVLIQSFRHLAIVPYWDKPLTIGSFVSVAVMVLCCLLAVLMSCGSKLKVMPALVLRGNAQKIGKHTFMERIPFLWNRMSLNIKSTIRNISRNKVRSIMGIVGVLGSMVLILAGLGMKDSLNYTIDYTYNNLYQYNNKIEVTKSYTQVKDLDIGGTNQYIQEGTLEIRTDKEGKKYTAMFSVVDDGTFIRMKDVSGNEVKISEVKGLVISDKFASTLGVKEGDNVNWRFLGGKWGDVKIGKVVINSLPKVLFVSKNTWSDLNQDFQPNALFSDNNEKNLASYFHKKDNIESKIITKESQRDSMQKVFDSTNSIIYVLLFAAILLVVVVLSSLGLLNYTEMEREYATLKVIGLYPVEIRVLAFKESLVLSFVGWVVGIPFGKIFVDVFMKILSNDTIVCLSHINFSSYILASVLVAGGALLINLLLSVKIGKINMVTSLKSNE; from the coding sequence ATGGAATTAACTAAAAAAATGCTGCGGGACATTATCAAGAATAAAGCTCAGTTTTTGACAATTGTCTTTATTGCAACATTTGGAGTGTTAACTTTTTCAGGTTTGGATAGCGTACGTCAGGGATTGATTCAGAGCAGTGATGAGTACTATAAAACTGTTAATCTGGCCAATATGTGGGTTTACACAAAAGATGACCCGACTCAGGAGCTGAACAAGATTTCAAAAATGGAAGGTATAACAGATGTTCAAGCCAGACTGACATATAATGCTACCAGCGGAAAGAACCAAATAAAACTATTTGTCTCGGATGACAATGAAATCTCAAAACCTTATATAGTTTCAGGAGCCAAGTATGATGTTAATGCAGAGGGTATATGGCTGGATGATGAATTTGCAAAAGCAAATAATTATAAAGTTGGAGATTCTGTTACCATAAACAATAAAGAGCTGAAGATAAAGGGTATTATTTTAAGTGCTGAAGAGATTTACGACCCACCTGCAGGAAATGCCATTCCTGATTACAAAGATAATGGTTACGCGTATATGTCAAAAAGGACATTTACGAATACATATGGCTTTTATATGGCTAATCAGGTTTTAGTTACTTACGGGGATTCAGTGAATGAAGGTGAGATAAGTAAAAAAATTGAAAACGTACTTGGTGATAAATTCGTTACTTATTTGATGCGTGATGAGCAGTCAAGTACAAATCATATCAATGAGAGAATCAGACAACTTACTCAGTTTACATATGTTTTTCCGGCTTTATTCTTCTTATTGGCAGTATTAACAATGCTTACAACAATGACAAGATTAATAGATAATCAGAGGACACAGATAGGAACATTGATGTCTATTGGTTATAGCAACAGGAGAATCAGACTGCATTATTTAAGCTACGGTTTATGGATGGGGCTGGTTGGAGGAGGCCTGGGAGTTGTAATAGGTTATAAAGCCATTCCCGAAGTATTGATTCAGTCCTTCAGACATTTGGCAATTGTTCCCTATTGGGACAAGCCGTTAACCATTGGCAGTTTTGTATCAGTTGCTGTTATGGTTTTGTGCTGTTTACTTGCTGTTCTTATGTCTTGCGGAAGTAAGCTCAAAGTAATGCCGGCACTTGTTCTGAGAGGAAATGCACAGAAAATCGGAAAACACACTTTTATGGAGAGGATACCGTTCTTATGGAATAGAATGTCCCTCAATATCAAATCCACTATAAGAAATATCAGCAGGAATAAAGTTCGTTCAATAATGGGCATAGTCGGTGTACTTGGCAGTATGGTGCTTATTCTGGCGGGCTTAGGCATGAAAGATTCTCTTAACTACACAATAGACTATACCTATAATAATTTATATCAATACAATAACAAAATAGAAGTTACAAAATCGTATACTCAAGTAAAGGATTTGGACATAGGCGGTACTAATCAGTATATTCAAGAAGGAACTCTGGAAATAAGAACTGACAAAGAGGGCAAGAAATATACTGCAATGTTTTCGGTTGTTGATGATGGAACCTTTATTCGTATGAAAGACGTGAGTGGAAATGAAGTGAAAATTTCTGAGGTAAAAGGGTTAGTAATTTCAGATAAATTTGCAAGTACCCTTGGAGTTAAAGAAGGGGATAACGTTAATTGGAGATTTTTAGGTGGAAAGTGGGGGGATGTAAAAATAGGTAAAGTAGTTATCAACTCACTTCCTAAGGTTTTATTTGTTTCAAAGAATACTTGGAGCGACTTAAACCAAGATTTTCAACCAAATGCGTTATTTTCTGATAATAACGAAAAAAACTTAGCTTCATATTTCCATAAAAAAGATAATATTGAGTCCAAAATTATTACCAAAGAGAGTCAACGGGATTCAATGCAAAAAGTCTTTGATAGTACCAATTCAATAATATATGTGCTTTTATTTGCTGCAATATTGCTTGTAGTAGTTGTTTTATCAAGCCTTGGGCTGCTTAACTATACTGAGATGGAGAGGGAATATGCAACACTAAAAGTAATAGGATTATACCCGGTAGAAATAAGGGTATTAGCATTTAAAGAAAGCCTCGTACTTTCATTTGTCGGGTGGGTAGTAGGCATACCTTTTGGAAAAATATTTGTTGACGTTTTTATGAAGATTCTTTCAAATGATACCATAGTCTGTCTTTCACACATTAATTTCAGCAGTTATATCCTTGCTTCGGTACTGGTAGCAGGAGGAGCGCTTTTAATTAATCTTTTGTTAAGTGTAAAGATAGGCAAAATCAACATGGTAACATCTTTAAAGTCAAACGAATAG
- a CDS encoding ABC transporter ATP-binding protein, whose protein sequence is MEPFIKVENLSRKFNVGDEEIYAIKNISFEINKGEFAVILGPSGSGKSTLLNLFGGMDRATSGTLVINNTNVTSFSDRQLNDYRRKEVGFVFQFYNLLPNLTASENIEIARRISDNPLESNALELVGLSHRAKHFPAELSGGEQQRVSIARALAKRPKILLCDEPTGALDSETGKLVLVTLHKMCKENNQTAIVVTHNSVIAEAADRVVHLRNGEVSSIECNSTPIPMEGVEW, encoded by the coding sequence ATGGAGCCATTTATAAAAGTGGAAAATTTATCAAGGAAGTTTAATGTAGGTGATGAAGAGATTTATGCTATAAAAAATATAAGCTTTGAGATTAACAAAGGGGAATTTGCTGTTATTCTTGGGCCTTCGGGTTCAGGAAAGAGCACATTATTGAATCTTTTTGGAGGTATGGACCGTGCAACTTCCGGGACATTAGTCATTAATAATACTAACGTTACAAGCTTCTCCGACAGACAATTAAACGATTATCGCAGGAAAGAAGTAGGGTTTGTGTTTCAATTTTACAACCTTCTGCCTAACCTGACAGCCAGTGAAAATATTGAAATAGCCAGAAGAATTAGTGATAACCCTCTGGAAAGCAATGCATTGGAGTTAGTTGGTCTGTCACACAGAGCTAAACATTTTCCCGCAGAACTTTCAGGCGGAGAACAGCAAAGGGTTTCCATAGCAAGAGCTTTGGCTAAAAGGCCAAAAATACTTTTGTGTGATGAACCTACCGGAGCCTTAGACAGTGAAACAGGTAAGCTGGTTTTAGTAACACTACATAAAATGTGTAAAGAAAATAACCAGACAGCTATAGTTGTTACACATAATTCCGTAATTGCAGAGGCGGCGGACAGGGTTGTACACTTAAGAAATGGAGAGGTATCGAGCATTGAATGTAATAGTACGCCTATCCCAATGGAAGGAGTGGAGTGGTAA
- a CDS encoding ArsR/SmtB family transcription factor produces MIKCDCIAIHQDIVNKVKASMPDEEKLYDLAEVFKVFGDTTRIKILYALFASEMCVCDIAVLLNMNQSAISHQLRVLKQSKLVKYRKEGKTVFYSLDDEHVKHIFDQGFIHVSENK; encoded by the coding sequence ATGATTAAGTGTGATTGTATTGCAATACACCAGGATATTGTAAATAAAGTCAAAGCCAGTATGCCTGATGAAGAAAAATTGTATGATTTGGCAGAGGTTTTCAAAGTCTTTGGTGATACCACAAGAATTAAGATTTTATATGCTTTGTTTGCTTCAGAAATGTGTGTATGTGATATAGCAGTTCTCCTTAATATGAACCAATCGGCAATATCACATCAACTAAGAGTATTGAAGCAATCCAAACTAGTTAAGTATAGAAAAGAAGGCAAAACGGTTTTTTATTCACTGGATGATGAACATGTAAAGCATATTTTTGATCAGGGATTTATTCATGTCAGTGAAAATAAATAA
- a CDS encoding radical SAM/SPASM domain-containing protein, producing the protein MSNFKKIINEDEIYRIVSEANNTEAGQYFAKFLKKKGFKLTYDSAKKQYFINSFLPAIPSKAWDKAMDTLDSIKKGERKLFQSDVVVTGRCHCNCWHCYRNKSSRYDLSLESVKSFIEQTYELGVANIGITGGEPMLRNDIKDIISFIPEGMQAQLYTTGHKIDDEFCKFLSNSNVSRVIISLDHYKEEVVVKTRDSKNAFQESLEAIKVLQANNIYTVVTICIIDSFTTDEIEEYFKFVSELGIQEIRIVLPIPQGKIEGMDCKMNYKVAKRMIMDIKEKYINNPDYPNVVLFSEFESAKCMGCSAGIYYLTLNNDGAYTPCVAVPLSFGDITQDTVKDVLEDMSQFFKCAGRTCYGRKIGRIIQDMGIDTGKIPLDTQLSKTVAEKYIVEGLPPEFYDGFFNNLF; encoded by the coding sequence ATGAGTAATTTCAAGAAAATTATCAATGAAGATGAAATATACAGGATTGTTTCGGAAGCAAATAACACAGAAGCAGGACAGTATTTTGCAAAGTTTTTAAAGAAAAAGGGTTTTAAACTTACCTATGATTCAGCAAAAAAACAGTATTTTATTAATAGCTTTTTACCTGCTATTCCATCTAAAGCTTGGGATAAAGCAATGGATACTCTGGACAGTATAAAAAAAGGGGAAAGAAAGTTGTTTCAAAGTGATGTTGTTGTTACGGGGCGGTGCCACTGTAATTGCTGGCACTGCTATAGAAATAAAAGCAGTAGATATGATTTAAGTCTTGAATCAGTTAAATCCTTTATTGAACAGACCTATGAACTTGGCGTTGCCAATATTGGCATTACCGGGGGAGAGCCTATGCTTAGAAATGATATCAAGGATATTATCAGTTTTATTCCGGAGGGTATGCAAGCCCAGTTGTATACTACGGGGCATAAGATTGATGATGAGTTTTGCAAGTTTTTAAGTAACAGCAATGTCAGCAGGGTTATTATAAGTCTGGATCATTACAAAGAGGAAGTAGTGGTTAAAACCAGAGATAGTAAGAATGCTTTTCAAGAGTCCTTAGAGGCTATTAAAGTACTGCAGGCAAACAATATTTATACTGTAGTAACAATATGTATTATTGACAGTTTTACAACTGATGAGATAGAAGAGTATTTTAAGTTTGTATCGGAATTAGGCATTCAGGAGATAAGGATTGTCTTACCTATTCCACAGGGGAAAATTGAAGGAATGGATTGCAAGATGAATTATAAAGTAGCCAAGAGAATGATAATGGATATCAAGGAAAAATATATTAACAATCCCGATTATCCCAATGTTGTCTTATTCAGTGAGTTTGAAAGTGCAAAATGTATGGGATGTTCGGCAGGAATCTATTACTTGACTTTAAATAATGACGGAGCATATACGCCTTGTGTTGCTGTTCCTTTATCATTTGGAGACATTACCCAAGATACAGTAAAAGATGTTCTGGAGGATATGTCCCAATTTTTTAAATGTGCAGGCAGAACTTGCTATGGCAGAAAAATAGGAAGAATAATTCAGGATATGGGAATTGACACAGGCAAAATTCCGCTGGACACCCAGCTTAGTAAAACTGTAGCAGAAAAATACATAGTTGAAGGGCTGCCGCCGGAATTTTATGATGGATTTTTTAACAACTTATTTTAA